One segment of Lytechinus pictus isolate F3 Inbred chromosome 13, Lp3.0, whole genome shotgun sequence DNA contains the following:
- the LOC129274529 gene encoding beta-1,3-galactosyltransferase 5-like, with translation MSRARTIICLVFLGIFYVFYQVGSPALFGKIVRMEQRILNISAVARHVQSLSKLHRSKAGHFKNDTTAYEYKYIHNPSYTCYERDGSKMKVHVLFYSPTATYHFKRRQAIRETYGNSSHWESLGEHGTMRTVFLLGSTPNDTLQSYIDYEAIRHGDIVQENFLDSYLNLTLKTTMGLKWVTNFCKHAQYAIKIDDDTMMNQRRFLSKVSTKPPLTNYAAGKTWVGAVVKRDRKNKFYLSKEEYPFPHYPPYLDGPVYILSTDVVQRAFNVSLTTPTFKWEDVYLGMCLKKVGVPLRDIKNFRLLHFTGGSMKRRVQEVNSYAFISGLNVTEMIWVWNQGRLGN, from the coding sequence ATGTCTCGTGCACGAACCATAATTTGTCTCGTTTTCTTGGGCATTTTCTACGTATTTTATCAAGTTGGCTCTCCCGCACTTTTCGGCAAGATAGTCCGGATGGAACAGCGAATTTTGAACATCTCTGCTGTAGCGAGGCATGTGCAATCCTTAAGTAAACTCCATCGAAGCAAAGCTGGTCATTTCAAGAACGATACGACTGCATACGAATACAAATATATCCACAACCCATCTTACACCTGCTACGAAAGAGATGGATCGAAAATGAAGGTCCATGTGCTTTTTTATTCTCCTACAGCAACATATCATTTTAAGAGACGGCAAGCGATTCGAGAAACTTATGGTAATTCAAGCCACTGGGAGTCTTTGGGTGAACATGGAACGATGCGCACTGTCTTCCTTCTTGGTTCCACGCCAAATGATACATTACAAAGTTATATTGATTACGAAGCCATTCGCCATGGGGACATTGTCCAGGAGAACTTTCTTGACAGCTACCTTAACCTGACGTTAAAGACAACGATGGGTTTGAAATGGGTTACCAATTTCTGCAAACATGCTCAATATGCCATTAAAATAGATGATGATACCATGATGAACCAACGGCGTTTCCTTAGCAAAGTGTCGACCAAACCACCATTGACCAACTATGCAGCTGGGAAAACCTGGGTTGGGGCAGTGGTAAAACGggacagaaaaaataaattctacTTATCGAAGGAGGAATATCCTTTTCCTCATTATCCCCCATATTTGGATGGACCGGTCTATATCTTGTCTACGGATGTGGTCCAGAGAGCCTTCAATGTTTCCTTAACCACGCCCACCTTCAAGTGGGAGGATGTCTACCTTGGGATGTGCCTCAAGAAAGTTGGAGTTCCACTTCGGGACATTAAGAATTTTCGGTTATTGCACTTTACCGGAGGGAGTATGAAACGTCGTGTGCAAGAAGTGAACTCCTATGCTTTTATATCAGGCTTGAACGTTACCGAAATGATATGGGTTTGGAACCAAGGTCGTTTAGGCAATTAA